From the Jilunia laotingensis genome, the window TCGGATGGATGTCCGTTTTTTGAGAGTGGTTTTTATTGAGAATAAAAGAGCCGTTCTTTTTGGAGAACGGCTCTTTCAATCTTGTCTGTAACAAGTGGATTACTTACGCAATCCGAGAGTTTTAATGATGGCACGATATCTTGCGATATCTTTAGCCTTCAGGTAATCGAGCAAACGACGACGTTTACCTACCAACATTGTTAAAGCTCTCTCAGTACTATAATCTTTTCTGTTGAGCTTCATATGCTCAGTCAGGTGAGAAATACGGTATGAAAACAAAGCTATCTGGGACTCAGCTGAGCCAGTATCAGAGTTAGACTTTCCGTACTTTCCAAAGATCTCTTGCTTTTCAGCAGCGTCTAAATACATAATTCTTTGATTTGGTTTGATATATAAATATTACTTTTGAGCGTGCAAAGATAGTTATTATCTTAATAACGCACAACGTTTTGCAGGAAATTTTTCCAAGTATAGTATATGTTTTATAATCCATTTTCGTACCTTTGCAGCCAAATAATAGGTATTATATGCAAAATATTAGAAACATTGCAATTATTGCCCATGTTGACCATGGGAAAACAACTCTTGTCGATAAGATGCTTTTGTCCGGAAATCTGTTCCGTAGCAACCAGGCAAGCGGTGAATTAATTCTGGATAACAACGACTTGGAACGTGAACGAGGGATAACGATTCTGTCAAAAAACGTTTCAATCAATTACAAAGGAACTAAGATTAACATTATTGATACTCCGGGGCATAGTGACTTCGGAGGAGAAGTGGAACGTGTACTTAATATGGCTGACGGATGTATCCTGTTGGTCGATGCTTTTGAAGGTCCGATGCCTCAAACACGTTTCGTGTTGCAGAAAGCACTGGAAATCGGACTGAAACCGATCGTGGTGGTTAATAAGGTGGACAAACCGAACTGCCGCCCGGAAGAGGTGCATGAGATGGTGTTCGACCTTATGTTTAGCTTGGATGCTACAGAGGATCAGTTGGACTTTCCGTGTGTGTACGGTTCTGCAAAGAACGGATGGATGAGTACGGACTGGCAGAAACCTACCGACAGCATCACTCCGTTGCTGGACTGCATTATTGAGAACATTCCTGCGCCTACGCAGTTGGAAGGTACTCCCCAGATGCTGATTACTTCACTCGATTATTCTTCATATACGGGCCGTATCGCTGTAGGACGTGTTCACCGCGGTACGTTGAAGGAAGGTATGAACGTGACATTGGCAAAGCGTGACGGGAGTTTCCAGAAATCAAAGATTAAGGAAGTGCATGTATTCGAAGGGTTGGGACGCGTGAAGACTACGGAAGTTTCTTCCGGAGATATCTGCGCATTGATCGGTATTGACGGGTTTGAGATCGGGGACACGATCTGCGACTTTGAGAATCCGGAAGCATTGCCGCCAATTGCTATCGATGAGCCTACGATGAGCATGCTGTTCACCATCAACGATTCCCCGTTTTTCGGTAAGGATGGCAAGTTTGTGACTTCGCGCCATATTCATGACCGCCTGATGAAGGAATTGGACAAGAATCTGGCATTACGTGTGCGTAAGAGTGAGGAAGATGGCAAATGGATCGTTTCCGGCCGTGGTGTGCTTCACTTGTCTGTATTGATAGAGACCATGCGTCGTGAGGGCTACGAGTTGCAGGTGGGACAGCCGCAGGTGATCTATAAAGAGATAGACGGTGTGAAATGCGAGCCGATCGAAGAGCTTACGGTGAATGTTCCGGAGGAGTATTCAAGCAAGATCATTGATATGGTGACTCGCCGCAAGGGTGAAATGACTATGATGGAGAGCAACGGTGAACGTGTAAATCTGGAGTTCGACATGCCTTCACGCGGTATCATCGGTTTGCGTACCAATGTGTTGACGGCTTCTGCCGGTGAGGCTATCATGGCACACCGCTTCAAGGAGTATCAACCGTACAAAGGAGATATAGAACGCCGTACCAATGGCTCTATTATTGCTATGGAGAGTGGTACTGCATTTGCTTATGCAATCGATAAATTGCAGGATCGCGGCAAGTTCTTCGTTTTCCCGCAGGAAGAGGTTTATGCCGGACAGGTGGTGGGAGAACATTCTCATGATAATGACTTGGTGGTAAATGTGACTAAATCGAAGAAGCTTACCAATATGCGTGCGTCCGGCTCTGACGAGAAGGCTCGTTTGATTCCTCCTGTGCAGTTCTCCTTGGAAGAGGCGTTGGAATATATTAAGGAAGATGAATATGTGGAGGTGACTCCGAAGGCGATGCGCATGCGTAAAGTCATTCTGGACGAAATGGAACGTAAGCGTGCTAATAAGAATTAGTAATCGAGGCTATCGAGTATAGTCTATATATAAATAGGAAAGAGCCTGGTAAGTTAATCTTGCCAGGCTTTTTTATTGCTCCGGATGCAAGATGTCCTTCATAATAACTATTTTTTAGCATTGTGAATTTTTAAACGTTGATTATGATGATAATATGAAATATATTCTATCTTTGTGAAATCATTTTAAAACATATATATATGAAAAGACTATTACTTTCGTTATTTGTGATTATAGTTGCATTAAGTTCTGCAAATGCAGGAGAAGTGACTTTTGATCTAACTGATCCTGCTGCGTTTGGCTATGCTGTCCCTGAAACAAGTAAGGGTACTGATCTTGCGAATGGCACTTTGACTGTTGGAAATGTCGTGATTACGTCGGATAAGAAGCACGATACGACTGATAATCGTTTTTGGGGAACTGCTAACGGTGTTGAAGGTCTTCGCTGCTATAAGCCCTCCACTTTGACATTTTCTACGAACAATGGAGAAGTAATCACTGCTATTACTTTTGAAGGAGTAACTATTACTCCTGCTGTTTTGACATTCGATAGTGGCGAATATGATAAACCGACATGGACCGGCTCGGCAAGCAAAGTTGTGTTAACCTTTGGCGGTACTGCAAAAATCAGTTCAATAGTTGTGTCTACAGCCGGTCAGGCTGCTTCTGTTGCCGATCCTACTTTTTCACTCGCGACTGGTACTTATTATGTGGCAAAAAATGTAGAAATTACATGTGCTACTGAGGGAGCTATCATCCATTACACTACAAATGGTGACGAGCCGACAAGTGCTTCTGCCGTTTACAATGCTCCTATTAAAGTAGAGTCTACAACTACAATCAAGGCTATGGCTTCAAAGGGAAGTGATAATAGTACGGTGGTTTCAGCTACTTATACTATCGGTGAAACTACACCTGTGAAAGACATTGCTGACTTCTTCACCACCAATAGAGGAATAGTCCATGTGTTTACCAATCCTGTAAGTGTGCTTTATCAAAGCGGTCTGTATTTGTTTGTGCAAGACGAATCGGCTGCGATGCAGATATATGGTGATGTCGGTCGAACATATAAGAATGGCGATATAATTCCGGCCGGTATTATTGGGGAGGGAGATGTGTTCGGAGGGGAGCTTCAGTTCCGTGTGGTTGAGCCCGAAACATTTGCAGCTCCGGAAGAGGGGCCGGTGATCGCGCCTACGGTTGTTAAGATAGACGCAATCGATGATTATCTGTTTGATAAACTGATTCAGGTGAATGATGCGATTGTCAATCTTGAAGATGGTAAGACTTTGACAGATGGTACGGGTACGATTAATCTTTATGCCCGTTTCAATGAGGTGACTTTGCCTACAGATGATAAATCGTATAACGTAACTGCCATTGTAAGTCGTTATAATGGTAACTTCCAATTGTTCCCGATTTCATTTACGTTGACTACAGGTATTGCAAATGTCGATAATACAGCTTCAAAAGTAGTTGCGGGCTATAACGTAATCAATGTGAATGCTGCGGAAGATACCCAGGTTACTGTTGTCAATTCTGTTGGTCAGGCTCTTGTTAACAAAACGGTTAGTGCCGGAACTAATGCCATTCCGGTTTCAGCAGGGTTCTATCTTGTTAAAGTCGGTGATGTCGTAGCTAAGGTTGTCGTAAGGTAAAAAGGTCTTTTTGAAATAATTTTATAAGGGCTGTCTTGAGTTGGAAAAACGAGACAGCTCTTTTTGTGTTTGTCCGGCACTATTACATTTCCTCCCTCATTACAATATTGTGACATTGTGATTTTTTAAACGTTGGATTGGAGCAGCAATATAAATAACTTCTATCTTTGTGTCACCAATTTTAAAAAACATTTATTTATGAAAAGACTGTTACTTTCATTATTTGTGATTATTGCTGCTGTAAGCTTTACAAATGCTACAGATGTGACTTTTAATTTGACTGACCCTGCTGCGTTGGGGTATGCTGTTCCAGAATCAGGTGCTGGTACCGATCTTGCCGATGGTACTATGACTGTCGGAAATGTTGTGATTAAATCTACTAAGATCAACGAAACGACTGATAACCGTTTTTGGGCAACTAAAGATGGAGTTGAAGGCCTTCGTTGCTACAAACCTTCTACTTTGACTTTCAGTACTACAAATGGGGAAATTATAACTGCCATAACTTTTGAAGGAAAAGCAATTGCTTCTACTATTTTGACATTTGATAGTGGAGAATATGCCCAACCCACATGGACGGGATCGGAAAGTCAGGTAGTGTTAACTTTTGCCGGTACTGCTAAAATTAGTTCTATAGTGGTAACTACAACAACAGGTGAAGCTCCGGCTGTTGCCGTTCCGGTTTTCAATCCTGGCGAAGGAACTTATTACGGACCGGTGGAAGTGACTCTTAGTTGTGCTACCGAAGGGGCCGACATTTGGTATAAATTAAGTAAATCAGCACCACAATTTACTGCTTATACCGGACCTATTAAAGTAGAATCTACTACAACCATTATAGCAGCGGCTGCCGTAGGAACTACATTCTCTGATGTTGTATCAGCTACTTATACCATAAGTGAGGCAAAATCCGTTGAGAACATTGCAGATTTTTATACACAATCTCAAAGCTTGGTTGTGAAATTTGCTAATCCGGTCAATGTACTTTATCAAAGCGGTGCGTATTTGTTTGTACAAGATGCAACGGGCGCACTTCAGATATATGGTAATGTTGGGCAGACTTATAAGAATGGCGACATTATCCCTGCCGGTTTCATGGGTTCCGTTGGTGAATTCGGAGAAGTTATACAGTTGTCAAGCCCTGTAGCCGAAACATTTGCTGCTGCTGAGGAAGGTGCGGTTATCAAACCGACTGTGGTTAAGGTTAATGAAATCACAGAAACAATGCTTAATAGACTGATTCAGGTGAATAATGCTACTGTTAATCTTGAAGGTGGTAAAACATTAACGGACGAATCCGGTACTATTACTCTTTTTGCACGTTTTAATGAAGTAAGTTTACCTGCGGATGATAAAGCGTATGATGTAACTGCTATCGTAAGTAGCTTTAAGGGGGCTTTACAGTTGTTCCCTATCTCCTTTACATTGACTAATACGGGCATTGCAAATGTTGATAATGCAGCTTCAAGAGTAGAAGCGGGTTATAATGTGATCAATGTGAATGCTGCCGAAGATGCACAGGTTACTATAGTTAATTCTGTGGGTCAGGTTCTTGTAAGCAAGGCTGTGACTGCAGGTGCAAATGCTATTCCGGTTTCAGCAGGATTCTATCTTGTTAAGGTTGGAGATGTCGTTACCAAGGTCGTTGTAAGATAAAGGTATTCTCTAAATAAATCGAAGGGGCTGTCTCATTCCGCATAGGAAGGATGAGACAGCCCCTTTTTATGCAATGTCACTGCAAAAGCAATGCAGCGCTGCTGCAAAGGTGATGCAGTGCTTCTGCAAAAGCAATACAGCATTACTGCAAAAGTAATGCAGCGTTACTGTAAAGGTAATGCAGTACCACTTCAATAGTAATAAAGCACCACTTTAACGGTAATAAAGCATCGCTTTAACGGTAATAAAGCATCGCTTTAAAAGGAATAAAGTTCCACTTTAAAAAGAAATAAAGTATTGCTTTAACGGTCATAAAGCAAAGTCGAAGTGCTTTTATAGGCGATTTGCTTACATGAACTCTGATGCATATCAGAGTTTTTCACCGGTCGAGCCTCTGGAAGTATTGACGTTTGAACTCGCATTGCAGGGTGTTTTGGCAAAGTAACGATACAAATAAAATAAAGGCGATTCCTTTCGGAACCGCCTTTTTGTATGTCAAGGTCGAATCTCAGATTAGAGTTTCGGACCAGCAGCAACCAACTTCTTACCTGCTTCGTTTCCAGTGAACTTAGCAAAGTTCTTGATGAAACGTCCTGCAAGGTCTTTTGCTTTTTCTTCCCATTTGCAAGCGCATTCGTAAGTGTCGCGCGGATCGAGGATCTTCGGATCAACACCCGGAAGTTCTGTAGGAACAACGAAGTCGAAGAAAGGAATAACCTTCGTCGGAGCTTTGTCGATAGAACCGTCAAGGATTGCATCGATGATACCACGAGTGTCGCGGATAGAGATACGTTTGCCAGATCCGTTCCAGCCAGTGTTAACCAAGTATGCTTTAGCACCGGTCTTTTCCATCTTCTTAACCAGTTCTTCTGCATATTTAGTCGGGTGCAGTGACAAGAAAGCAGCACCGAAGCAAGCGGAGAATGTCGGAGTCGGTTCAGTGATACCACGTTCTGTACCAGCCAACTTAGCTGTAAATCCGGACAGGAAGTAGTACTGAGCTTGTTCCGGAGTCAGGATAGATACTGGAGGCAATACTCCGAAGGCATCAGCAGACAAGAAGATGACTTGTTTTGCGTGAGGACCTTTAGAAACCGGTTTAACGATGTTTTCGATGTGGTAGATAGGATAAGAAACACGAGTGTTCTCAGTTACGCTCTTATCTGCAAAGTCGATCTTACCGCTTGCGTCTACTGTAACGTTTTCAAGCAGAGCATCACGACGGATAGCATTGTAGATATCGGGCTCGCTGTCTTTGTCCAAATTGATAACTTTAGCATAGCAACCGCCTTCGTAGTTGAATACGCCTTCGTCATCCCATCCGTGTTCGTCGTCACCGATCAACAGACGTTTAGGGTCAGTTGACAAGGTTGTCTTACCAGTACCGGACAGACCGAAGAAGATAGCTGAACTCTTGCCTTCTTTATCTGTGTTGGCAGAGCAGTGCATTGAAGCGATTCCGCGCAACGGGTTCAGATAGTTCATGATAGAGAACATACCCTTCTTCATTTCACCACCATACCATGTGTTCAGGATAACTTGTTCGTTTACCTTCAAGTTGAATACGGTAGCAGTCTCTGAGTTCAGACCCAGTTCTTTGTAGTTGTCAACTTTAGCTTTGGAAGCGTTGAATGAAACGAAGTCAGGTTCTCCGTAATTAGCCAGTTCTTCAGCTGTCGGGCGGATGAACATGTTAGTTACGAAGTGAGCCTGCCAAGCTACTTCCATGATGAAACGAACTTTCATACGAGTGGCAGGGTTAGCACCGCAGAAAGTATCTACAACAAACAGACGTTTGCCGGACAGTTCTTTCACTGCTTTAGCTTTCAAGTCAGCCCAAGCTTCTTCAGAACAAGGTTTGTTGTCATTTTTGTATTCTTCAGAAGTCCACCATACAGTGTTTTCGCTGGCTTCATTCTTAACGAAGAATTTATCTTTAGGAGAACGGCCGGTATAGATACCAGTCATTACGTTTACAGCGCCCAATTCAGTTACTTGACCTTTTTCGAAACCTTCCAGTCCCGGTTTGGTCTCTTCTGCGAACAGTACATCATAAGAAGGGTTGTGGATGATTTCCTTCACGTCGGTAATACCGTACTTGCTTAAATCTAAATTTGCCATTTTCTTTTGAATTAATTTAAATTGGTATTTTGTTTATTATCTCATTCTGGCATGCGGAAAAGGATGTTTTACAACATCCTCTTGTAAATCGGCTACAAAAGTAATACTTTCTTTGGAAACATGTTATGGATTAGAGAAATATTTCCCTAATTGAATCTCTTTTATAGATTCCTAACAAAATCTGCAAACTGAATGTTGCAAATTGAAACTTTATCATTTACTTTGCAGAAGTATAGATAGGATATATAAAATAACTCTATAATTAAAGATGAGAATAATCAATTTTAGTGATACTAATTCCATTTTGAATCAGTATGTAGCGGAAATAAGAAATGTTGATATTCAGAACGACCGCTTGCGCTTTCGCCGCAATATCGAACGG encodes:
- a CDS encoding chitobiase/beta-hexosaminidase C-terminal domain-containing protein, with amino-acid sequence MKRLLLSLFVIIAAVSFTNATDVTFNLTDPAALGYAVPESGAGTDLADGTMTVGNVVIKSTKINETTDNRFWATKDGVEGLRCYKPSTLTFSTTNGEIITAITFEGKAIASTILTFDSGEYAQPTWTGSESQVVLTFAGTAKISSIVVTTTTGEAPAVAVPVFNPGEGTYYGPVEVTLSCATEGADIWYKLSKSAPQFTAYTGPIKVESTTTIIAAAAVGTTFSDVVSATYTISEAKSVENIADFYTQSQSLVVKFANPVNVLYQSGAYLFVQDATGALQIYGNVGQTYKNGDIIPAGFMGSVGEFGEVIQLSSPVAETFAAAEEGAVIKPTVVKVNEITETMLNRLIQVNNATVNLEGGKTLTDESGTITLFARFNEVSLPADDKAYDVTAIVSSFKGALQLFPISFTLTNTGIANVDNAASRVEAGYNVINVNAAEDAQVTIVNSVGQVLVSKAVTAGANAIPVSAGFYLVKVGDVVTKVVVR
- the typA gene encoding translational GTPase TypA; translation: MQNIRNIAIIAHVDHGKTTLVDKMLLSGNLFRSNQASGELILDNNDLERERGITILSKNVSINYKGTKINIIDTPGHSDFGGEVERVLNMADGCILLVDAFEGPMPQTRFVLQKALEIGLKPIVVVNKVDKPNCRPEEVHEMVFDLMFSLDATEDQLDFPCVYGSAKNGWMSTDWQKPTDSITPLLDCIIENIPAPTQLEGTPQMLITSLDYSSYTGRIAVGRVHRGTLKEGMNVTLAKRDGSFQKSKIKEVHVFEGLGRVKTTEVSSGDICALIGIDGFEIGDTICDFENPEALPPIAIDEPTMSMLFTINDSPFFGKDGKFVTSRHIHDRLMKELDKNLALRVRKSEEDGKWIVSGRGVLHLSVLIETMRREGYELQVGQPQVIYKEIDGVKCEPIEELTVNVPEEYSSKIIDMVTRRKGEMTMMESNGERVNLEFDMPSRGIIGLRTNVLTASAGEAIMAHRFKEYQPYKGDIERRTNGSIIAMESGTAFAYAIDKLQDRGKFFVFPQEEVYAGQVVGEHSHDNDLVVNVTKSKKLTNMRASGSDEKARLIPPVQFSLEEALEYIKEDEYVEVTPKAMRMRKVILDEMERKRANKN
- the pckA gene encoding phosphoenolpyruvate carboxykinase (ATP) yields the protein MANLDLSKYGITDVKEIIHNPSYDVLFAEETKPGLEGFEKGQVTELGAVNVMTGIYTGRSPKDKFFVKNEASENTVWWTSEEYKNDNKPCSEEAWADLKAKAVKELSGKRLFVVDTFCGANPATRMKVRFIMEVAWQAHFVTNMFIRPTAEELANYGEPDFVSFNASKAKVDNYKELGLNSETATVFNLKVNEQVILNTWYGGEMKKGMFSIMNYLNPLRGIASMHCSANTDKEGKSSAIFFGLSGTGKTTLSTDPKRLLIGDDEHGWDDEGVFNYEGGCYAKVINLDKDSEPDIYNAIRRDALLENVTVDASGKIDFADKSVTENTRVSYPIYHIENIVKPVSKGPHAKQVIFLSADAFGVLPPVSILTPEQAQYYFLSGFTAKLAGTERGITEPTPTFSACFGAAFLSLHPTKYAEELVKKMEKTGAKAYLVNTGWNGSGKRISIRDTRGIIDAILDGSIDKAPTKVIPFFDFVVPTELPGVDPKILDPRDTYECACKWEEKAKDLAGRFIKNFAKFTGNEAGKKLVAAGPKL
- the rpsO gene encoding 30S ribosomal protein S15, yielding MYLDAAEKQEIFGKYGKSNSDTGSAESQIALFSYRISHLTEHMKLNRKDYSTERALTMLVGKRRRLLDYLKAKDIARYRAIIKTLGLRK
- a CDS encoding chitobiase/beta-hexosaminidase C-terminal domain-containing protein, whose amino-acid sequence is MKRLLLSLFVIIVALSSANAGEVTFDLTDPAAFGYAVPETSKGTDLANGTLTVGNVVITSDKKHDTTDNRFWGTANGVEGLRCYKPSTLTFSTNNGEVITAITFEGVTITPAVLTFDSGEYDKPTWTGSASKVVLTFGGTAKISSIVVSTAGQAASVADPTFSLATGTYYVAKNVEITCATEGAIIHYTTNGDEPTSASAVYNAPIKVESTTTIKAMASKGSDNSTVVSATYTIGETTPVKDIADFFTTNRGIVHVFTNPVSVLYQSGLYLFVQDESAAMQIYGDVGRTYKNGDIIPAGIIGEGDVFGGELQFRVVEPETFAAPEEGPVIAPTVVKIDAIDDYLFDKLIQVNDAIVNLEDGKTLTDGTGTINLYARFNEVTLPTDDKSYNVTAIVSRYNGNFQLFPISFTLTTGIANVDNTASKVVAGYNVINVNAAEDTQVTVVNSVGQALVNKTVSAGTNAIPVSAGFYLVKVGDVVAKVVVR